A single genomic interval of Lathyrus oleraceus cultivar Zhongwan6 chromosome 7, CAAS_Psat_ZW6_1.0, whole genome shotgun sequence harbors:
- the LOC127108364 gene encoding root meristem growth factor 10 codes for MHIHFLSYYKYFFYYYHHIITSYFHYHTTSFIIRSRFHKHQMSSTAYVFLLFLCFSLHACNASRRNLNSLDKKMEKKFNFSLKIVEKNGFDSIQKKKVNEDDDKIKTNELVGDSENSKNRKSTIRRMLKGVRKVSVSVHGLQTKSHVSVSWRVPHKKKHSEKHPGFNLDYSPPKTHPPSHN; via the exons ATGCATATTCATTTCCTTTCTTACTACAAATACTTCTTCTACTACTACCATCATATCATCACTTCATATTTTCACTATCACACAACGAGTTTCATTATTAGGTCAAGATTTCACAAGCATCAAATGTCATCAACTGCAtatgtttttcttttgtttctttgCTTTTCCTTGCATGCATGCAATGCCAGCAGGAGGAATTTGAACTCTCTTGATAAGAAGATGGAGAAGAAATTTAACTTTTCTCTTAAG ATCGTTGAGAAAAACGGATTTGATTCCATTCAGAAGAAGAAGGTTAATGAAGATGATGACAAGATCAAGACTAATGAGTTGGTTGGTGATTCGGAGAATTCGAAAAACCGAAAAAGTACTATCCGGAGGATGTTGAAAGGTGTGAGAAAAGTTTCAGTTTCAGTTCATGGTTTACAAACAAAATCTCATGTTTCAGTTTCATGGCGTGTGCCTCACAAGAAGAAGCATAGTGAGAAACATCCTGGTTTTAATTTGGATTATTCACCACCTAAGACACATCCTCCTTCTCACAACTAA